One region of Cottoperca gobio chromosome 19, fCotGob3.1, whole genome shotgun sequence genomic DNA includes:
- the LOC115025036 gene encoding LOW QUALITY PROTEIN: chymotrypsin-like elastase family member 2A (The sequence of the model RefSeq protein was modified relative to this genomic sequence to represent the inferred CDS: deleted 1 base in 1 codon) yields the protein MAVPGPPLLLFLSLLLPLLLSKASLPAAAYTLTPGRQPQHKLLHLDWPRDCGMAHFKPNVAERIVSGNEARPHSWPWQVSLQVRPRGSKHYIHVCGGTLIHKNWVLTAAHCFQKGKAEDAGSWRIVLGKHQLKRSETAERTFPVKRIYRHENFRYPAHSELDYDIALVKAATDIVPTNFIRYACLPRKQTSLNPGHYCWVTGWGDTRGGKENVSLAEALNQARLPIIDFKTCKQKKFWGDRVRDSMICAGFRDPEGPPAACQGDSGGPLLCQQGQDRWEVHGVVSFGPIGCTVENKPSVFTRTAAYIPWIEATRIRDFFLH from the exons ATGGCTGTACCTGgacctcctctgctcctctttctctctctgctgctgccgctgctgttgAGCAAGGCATCTCTGCCTGCAGCTGCATACACACTCACCCCTGGACGACAGCCACAGCACAAGCTCCTCCACCTGG ACTGGCCTAGGGATTGTGGTATGGCTCATTTCAAGCCAAACGTAGCTGAGAGGATTGTGTCTGGGAACGAGGCCAGACCTCACTCCTGGCCCTGGCAGGTCTCTCTGCAG GTTCGTCCCAGGGGAAGTAAACATTACATTCACGTCTGTGGAGGAACTCTCATTCACAAGAACTGGGTCCTTACTGCTGCTCACTGCTTCCAAAA GGGTAAAGCTGAGGATGCTGGGAGCTGGAGGATCGTCCTGGGGAAGCACCAGCTGAAGCGCTCAGAGACGGCAGAGAGGACTTTCCCCGTGAAGAGAATCTACCGACACGAGAACTTCCGTTACCCGGCTCACAGCGAGCTGGACTACGACATCGCCCTGGTGAAGGCTGCCACAGATATCGTCCCTACAAACTTCATCCGCTACGCCTGCCTGCCGCGCAAGCAGACCAGCCTCAATCCGGGACACTACTGCTGGGTCACAGGCTGGGGAGACACCCGGG GCGGAAAGGAGAATGTGTCTCTGGCAGAAGCCCTGAATCAAGCCCGCCTGCCCATCATCGACTTCAAGACCTGCAAGCAGAAGAAATTCTGGGGCGATCGAGTCCGAGACTCCATGATCTGTGCCGGGTTCAGGGAC CCTGAGGGCCCACCTGCTGCATGTCAG GGTGACTCTGGTGGTCCTCTGCTGTGCCAGCAGGGGCAGGACCGCTGGGAGGTGCACGGTGTGGTGAGCTTCGGCCCCATCGGCTGCACCGTGGAGAACAAACCCAGCGTTTTCACCCGCACCGCTGCTTACATCCCCTGGATCGAGGCAACACGCATCAGGGACTTCTTCCTGCACTAA
- the timm23a gene encoding mitochondrial import inner membrane translocase subunit Tim23 — protein sequence MDNSQGSGGMKGGIGGLFGGGASEYSNTELAGVPLTGMSPLSPYLNVDPRYLIQDTDEFILPTGANKTRGRFELAFFTIGGSCITGAAFGAVNGLRVSLKETRGMGWSKPRNVQIINMVTRQGASWANTLGSVALLYSVFGVAIEKVRGAEDDINTVAAGTLTGMLFKSGSGLKGVARGGLAGLALSGAYALYSNWDRLTGSSSSSSRLY from the exons ATGGACAACTCACAAGGCTCGGGAGGAATGAAAGGAGGTATCGGGGGTCTCTTTGGAGGAGGTGCATCTGAATACTCCAACACAGAGCTCGCCGGTGTTCCCT TGACTGGAATGAGTCCTCTGTCTCCTTACCTCAATGTCGACCCTCGTTATCTGATTCAG gACACAGATGAGTTTATTCTGCCCACAGGCGCCAATAAAACAAGAGGGAGGTTTGAACTGGCTTTCTTCACCATAGGAGGATCCTGCATAACTG GAGCAGCATTTGGAGCTGTAAATGGTCTCAGGGTGAGCCTGAAGGAGACTCGAGGCATGGGATGGTCCAAACCTCGTAATGTGCA GATTATCAACATGGTGACCAGACAGGGTGCTTCATGGGCCAACACGCTGGGCTCTGTTG CCTTGTTATATAGTGTTTTTGGTGTGGCGATAGAGAAGGTCAGAGGAGCAGAAGATGACATCAACACAGTGGCTGCTGGGACGCTAACTGGGATGCTCTTTAAATCAGGCA gtggCTTAAAGGGTGTAGCCCGAGGAGGACTGGCTGGTTTAGCTTTGTCTGGTGCCTACGCTCTCTACAGCAACTGGGACCGACTCACCggctcctcgtcctcgtcctccagGCTGTACTAA
- the syt15 gene encoding synaptotagmin-15: MVYYLWRRKKKGRSQYEELLSTTPSVPACSAPVILVSQGSWAMPSEIPFTLPPRFTSQNHGDPKNEEEEIEEEEEIKMEARRDILAHRGSLSVRRWYPVGTVLAGLYSVPPLNEVVAPPPGMATRLCFSVEYRHSSEQLMVSLLRLGNLPPLFHGNVTLVEIRLLPDDRRPRQAKARGTGPDPEFNDCFVFQVSGVPQSTLSVCVLSVKQDGKRHAVGRVLFPLEGELGQAGRVLWRDLETEENTQCSELGDVQISLSYSPSQQRLSVLVLRARGLQLLTDAGVCVQVSLQIHTQVVKMKRSCVAKSENDPYFDHRMTFKLRSQHLDEACLRFELQQPNDVRSELPALLGVLVLGPFMYARGPQLQHWMDMVNTPQVPVQLWHGLGRAA, from the exons aTGGTGTACTatctgtggaggaggaagaagaagggtcGGAGTCAGTACGAGGAGCTGCTCTCTACAACGCCTTCAGTACCAGCATGCTCTGCTCCAGTGATCCTGGTATCTCAGGGCTCCTGGGC aatgccCAGTGAGATCCCTTTCACCCTGCCCCCTCGCTTCACATCACAAAATCATGGTGACCCGaaaaatgaggaggaggagatcgaagaagaggaggagataaaGATGGAGGCTAGGAGGGACATACTGGCCCATCGTGGGTCACTCTCAGTAAGGA GGTGGTACCCGGTGGGGACGGTGCTGGCCGGTCTCTACTCTGTTCCTCCTCTGAACGAGGTGGTGGCACCTCCTCCCGGCATGGCCACCcgtctctgcttctctgtggaGTACCGACACAGCAGCGAGCAGCTCATGGTCTCCTTGCTTCGCCTCGGCAACCTCCCTCCCCTTTTCCACGGCAACGTAACGCTGGTGGAGATCCGGCTTCTCCCTGACGACCGGAGGCCCCGCCAGGCCAAGGCCCGGGGCACAGGGCCCGACCCGGAGTTCAACGACTGCTTCGTTTTCCAG GTGTCAGGTGTGCCTCAGAGcaccctgagtgtgtgtgtgctgagtgtGAAGCAGGACGGCAAACGCCACGCGGTGGGCAGGGTGCTGTTTCCTCTGGAGGGGGAGCTCGGTCAGGCCGGCAGGGTGCTCTGGAGGGATCTGGAGACGGAGGAAAACACACAG TGTTCAGAGCTGGGTGATGTGCAGATATCTCTCAGctacagtccgtctcagcagcGCCTCTCTGTGTTGGTTCTGAGGGCTCGAGGCTTGCAGCTGCTCACAGACGCAG gtgtgtgtgtccaggtgagcttacagatacacactcagGTGGTTAAGATGAAGCGCAGCTGTGTGGCAAAAAGTGAAAACGACCCCTATTTCGACCACAGGATGACCTTTAAACTGCGCTCACAGCACCTGGACGAGGCCTGTCTGAGATTTGAGCTGCAGCAGCCAAACGACGTCCGCTCAG AGCTTCCAGCCCTGCTGGGAGTTTTGGTGTTGGGTCCCTTCATGTACGCCAGGGGCCCGCAGCTGCAGCACTGGATGGACATGGTCAACACACCACAGGTGCCGGTGCAACTGTGGCACGGACTGGGCAGGGCCGCTTAA